GAGACGTGCGAGGGCGAGGGCTTCGTGAGCGTCGAGCTGCTCTTCCTGCCGAGCGTCTACGCGCCGTGTCCCACCTGTCACGGGGCCCGCTACAACGCCAGCACGCTGGAGATCCAGTACCGGGGCAAGAACATCGCCGAGGTGCTGGGGATGACCGTGGACGCGGCCCATGAGTTCTTCGAGGGAGAGCCACAGGTGCTCCGCTCGCTGGGCGTGCTGCGAGAGGTGGGCCTGGGCTACCTGCGACTGGGCCAGCCCGCGACGGAGCTCTCGGGGGGCGAGGCGCAGCGGATCAAGCTGGCCACCGAGCTGCAGCGGGTGCAGCGGGGCACCACGCTCTACATCCTGGACGAGCCCACCACGGGCCTGCACCCCGCCGACGTGGACAAGCTCATGGCGCAGCTCGACGGGCTGGTCGAGGCGGGCAACACGGTCATCCTGGTCGAGCACGACATGCGAGTGATCGCGGCGAGCGACTGGGTCATCGACATGGGCCCGGGCGCTGGTGTCGAGGGCGGCCAGGTGGTGGTGGCCGGCACGCCCGAAGAGGTCGCCGCCTTCTCAGGGAGCCGCACCGCGCCTTTTCTGGCGCGTGTCATCGGGTGAGCTGGCGCCCTGGGCGCCCACGTCACTTCTCAGATGCCTCGTCCTCGTCGAAGAGGCCGGTCGGCAGTCCGTCGATGCTGCGGACGTTCTTCTCGTGCTTGTAGGCCTCCAAGCCCTCGGGGCCCTTGGCCTCGGCCCAGCGCTTGAGCGTGTCCCGCTCGCCTCGGTGCTCGAACAACGGCACGCCATAGCCACAGGAGGTCTGCACGAGCTCGACGTCGAGCAGCACCATCTGTCGAGCTCCCAGCGGCTCCGTGCCCCCGTACTCCGAGGCCAGCAGCTGGGCATACTCGGGGCTGCCATGACGAATCACGCGCCCGCGTCCGTAGAGGCGCAGGATCATGGGCGGGCCCTCGAAGGCGCACATCATGATCGTCAGTCGCCCGTCGGCGCGCAGGTGCGCCGCCGTCTCGTTCCCGCTGCCGGTGAGATCGAGGTAGACGACCGCGTTCGTGCCGAGCACGCGCAGCGCGTCCGTGCCTCGGGGCGACAGGTTCACGCGGCTGCCCGCGGCGGCGGAGGCGGTGAAGAACACCCGCTGGCGCTGGATGAACTCGCGGTGCGTCTGCTCGATGCGAGGGAACTGTCTGGCCATGGAGTGGTACCTGGTGCCCGCCTGCTCTAGAGAACCTCGGCGCGGAGATCCGGGAAGACCTTGCCCACCTTGCCGAGCAGGTAGTCGCCATAGGTGCCACGAAAGGCGTGGACGCTCTGCCCATCCCAGCGCTCGGCCTGATCATCGACGCCCGCCTCCGCGAGGACAGCGGCGTCGACCGGACGCACCTCGGCGGTCCAGCTCGGGTCGAAGAAGAACGGCAGGGACAGGCGGTCGCGCCCGGCGCGGTTCCGCACCCGGTGAGGCGTCGAGCGGTAGAGTCCGCGAGTCATCCGGTCGAGCATGTCGCCGATGTTGCACACGAACGAGCCCGGCACGGGTGCCGCTTCGATCCAGCGCACCTGCCCGCCCGCCCGGGACTTGACCTGGAGGCCGCCGGCCTCGTCCTGCTTGAGGATGGTGAGCACGCCATAGTCCGTGTGCTCGCCGACGCCCCAGACGGGCTGCCCGTCCTCGGCCAGCTCGGGGCCGGGTGGGTAGTTGAAGATGCGAAAGAGCACGAGCGGATCGCCGGTGTAGCGCGCGGCGAAGTAGTGCTCGTCGAGGCCCAGGCTGAGCGCGATCCCTCGCATGAGCGAGTGCCCGAGCTGGGTGAGCGCGGCCATGTACTCGAGGACCGCGTCGCCCAGCCCGGCCGGCTCACGCGGAAAGAGGTTGGGGCCATGGAGCGGCGTCCCGGCACGGACGAGCGGGTGCCCGGGGTCGAGCTGGGCGCCGAAGTAGAGGCCCTCCTTGCGATCGGGGCGGCCAGAGGTCAGCTCACCGCCGACGGGGAAGTACCCACGCCACGCGCGCCCGCCCAGCGCCATGCGGATGGCCATCTTCTCCTCGAGCGGGATCGAGAAGAACTGGCGGCTCAGCGCCTCGAGGCGTGCCTGGAGCCCGGCATCGACGCCGTGGCCGACGACATAGAAGAAGCCGCTCTCGCGACAGGCCGCGCCGATCTGGGCGGCGACCTCGCGGCGCGCGGCCAGGCTCGACGAAGGATCGACGAGCGCCTGGACATCCAGGATCGGGACGTGATCGAACCCATCTCCAACGGGCACGGCAGCCATGCGGGAAGCTCCTCGAGGACCGGGAGTATAGGCGGGAGCGCGCCGCTGCTCCTCAGAAGCGACCCGTGAGGCCTCCGAGGACTCCTCCTCCCGGCGTCACGCTGAACACCGGAATCATCTGGAGATCCGAGCCGGCCTTCAGGGCCACCCGCGGCTCATCTCCCCGCCAGGAGTGGGAGACCTCATAGCCGATGATCGATCCAATGGCGGCCAGCGGCGGCATGAGGATGATCCCCGTGTAGCCGGCGAAGGCGGCGACCACCATCCCGACGCCCGTGCCCGCGAATGCCCCCAGCACGGTGGGGAGGAGCGAGCCCTGCCCGTTGAAGAGGGAGCCCACCCCGTACACGGTCATGGAGGAGAGGGCCACGGTCCCGAGCAGCGTAGGGCCGGCGATCAGGACGAACTCCTCGTCATCGCAGACGTCATCGAACGCGTTGCAGTCGCTCAGCGCGCTGCCTCCCAGGAACCCCAGGACGGCTCCGGCCGTCCCCGTCGCTGTCCCCAGCACGGAGCCGAGCAGGAGCCGAGGCACGAAGAGGTCCGCCCCCTTTCTCCGCCGGGGGATGAGCTCTCCCTGGGCCGGAGGCGTCTCCGACTCCGGAGGAGCGGTGACGAGCGGGGGCGTCGAGGAACGCTCGGGTGAGGCCACGGGAGCATCCGACGTCTGGGCGAGCCCCTGGAGCGGCAGGATCATCAGGAGCGCGAGAGCGATTCGGGGCGGGAGGTACATGTCCCGATGCTACTGGCAGTGACTCCGCCCCACACGGTCGGCGCTTCCCTCACTCCAGCAGCCAGGTGGGGCGGTCTGGACCCAGGTGGTTTTTCGTAGGCTTCAAGCAACTCCTTCTCACCTCTTACGACAATGAGCTCAAAGCCTTCGCGCACTTTCTTGGGAGTTGATCTTGAGCACCTACTCGGTCCGTCGCGGTGACACCCTGAGCTCGCTGGCCAAGCGGTTTGGCACCACGGTTTCGTCGCTGGCCAAGGCCAACAACATCAAGAACGTGAACCTGATCCGCGTCGGCCAGAAGCTGACCTTCAAGGATGGGTTCGATCGCCCGACCACGCGTCCCTCTACCCGTCCCGCGGGCGGCACGACCCAGTCGGGCGGCGCGGCGCGTCCCGGTGGCACGACGGGCACCGGTGGCACGCAGAGCTCGGCCCCGGTGGGCGGTCCCGCTCCGGTTGGCAACGGCAAGGGCGTGACGGTGGAGCAGCTGCGCAAGATCATGCCGAGCCTCTCGCAGGCGAAGGCCGAGCAGTACCTGCCGCACATCAACGCCGCCATGCAGGAGGCGGGCATCACCACCAAGAAGCAGCAGGCGGCGTTCCTGGCCCAGCTCGGTCACGAGAGCGGCGGGCTGCGCTACATGGAGGAGATCGCCTCGGGCGCCGCGTACGAGGGCCGTCGGGACCTGGGCAACACGCAGCCGGGCGACGGCACGCGCTTCAAGGGCCGCGGCCCCATCCAGCTGACGGGCCGCGCCAACTACCGCGCCGCGGGCAAGGCGCTGGGCCTCGACCTGGAGAACAACCCGCGGCTGGCCGCGGACCCGTCCGTGGGCTTCCGCACCGCCGCCTGGTTCTGGAACAGCCGCAACCTGAACTCGCTGGCCGAGGCGGGTAACTTCCGCGAGGTCACCCGCCGCATCAACGGCGGCTACAACGGCCTGGCGGATCGCGAGGCCTACTACCAGCGCGCGCTGAACGCCCTGTAGTCAGCGGGCTATTAGCGCAGCGGGACCTTGCAGCAGGATGGTCTCGTCCAGCTGCTCCGCGGGCAGGAGCTCCTCCTGGGGCCCGTCCGCGGAGCTGGCTGTTGGAGATGTAGACGAAGTGAAGCCCCGCCGAGGTAGAAGCGGACGATACGTCCGCGCCCTCGGTCGTTCTGGACGCGGCTCGAGCGGCTCTTCGCCAGCGTGGCGCTCGTGATCGCCACCCTTCAGCGCGTCTCGAGATGGGCTCAGTACCCGCAGCTCCACTCGGGCGGCGGGCACGCCATGCACCAGCCGTTGACCTGGGGGCCCAGCATGCACGCCCCGCCGCAGATCTCGAGCACCGTCCCGGTGGGCACGTGGATGTAATAGCCGGGCCCGTCGACTTCGATCTGGCAGTTGATGAAGGCCAGCTCGCCGCAGGTGCTCTCCTTCTTGCACCTCCCGGAATCGAGTCCCTCCCGCACCCACTCGGCGCTCCGCGAGTAGTTCTCGCGGTACTGATGGTCCTGCATCAGCTCCGTGGCGGACGTGGCCTCTTTCGTCTGGCCCCCACAGCCCAGCAGCAGCGCCCCCGCGGCCAGGCATCCAACGACCGGGATGTTCCACCCGTGAGCTCGAGACATGTCGTCCTCCCATGAAGGCTGGCGGCCCTGTAGGCCTTCGCTCGACCGACTGCAACATGCGGACCAGGACTCGGGTGGAGCGAGCGTGAGGTGCGGACCGGAGCCGGGCTCAGAATTTCGTAACGAAAAAGTGGGATAGTCTGGGACCCGAGGAGTGCTCACCCGGAGGAGTTCGCGGCATGGCGGATGGTTTCGAGTCAGCAAAAGGCCCACGCGCCGCCAGCCCCGCGCAGCCCCAGGCCCAGATCGATGCCGCCCTCCGTTTGGCGGGCGTGTCCGACGCGGAGCGCGCTCGCATCGCCGCGCACCTCAAGAGCCTGAGCGGCGCCGACCTCCAGCGCGAGCTCCTCCTGCTCCAGCAGGTGCTGGCGACCCCCAACGCGCGAGCCGCCATCGGCACCTACGATCGAGTGCTCGGCATGTCGAAGGAGAGCCCTCGGGCCGCGCAGCGGTTGCCGCCGGAGCTCCGCCATGCGTTGGTCAAGGGCGTGGCGGACCCGCGCACCACGACGACCACCGGGCACGAGGGCATCCTGGTGCAGGCTCAGGCGGAGCTGGCTGCTCGGACGCTGCTGCACATGCCGCAGGCGCAGTTCGAGCAGGCGAAGCTCCTGCTGTCCCGGGCAGGGCAGGGCGGAGCGCACGGGCTCAACGAGGCGCGGGCGGATGCCGGGGCCGAGCGCGCCTTCATCCTCAAGTTCATCGCCCAGCGCAGCGAGCGGCTGCGAGCCAACCCCGCGGACGCGGCCACCGGCGGCTCGGACACCGAGGCCAGCCGGACGATGGATGAGATCTCCGGCATGGCCGACGACATGCGCGCCATGAGCCGCACGCAGCTCATCCGCGTGAACTCGTGACGAGCGGATGAGCGCCAGGCGCCTCGACGCGCGGAGCTCATCGTCCTACTCCGACCGCTGGAGGACTCCGCAGGCGATGCGGTCTCCGGAGTTGCCTGACGGATCGGTCACCTGATCATCGGGGAGGGCGTGGATGACGAGCGCGGTGCCGTCCGCATCGAAGACCGAGAGCGGGCCATCGCTGAGCGTCACCCGATCCGTCGTCATCGTGGTGGCGGCCCTGCCGCTCGGGTCCACTTCCAGGTTGGGGAGATCCCCGGCATGCGCGCCGTTGGGTGACTCCAGCCCGTGCTGCTTGTCCCGCGGGTTGAAGTGAGCTCCCGCGCTGGTGAAGGCCGGCCCCTCGCACTTGCCCACCTCATGGAAGTGGATTCCGTGCTGGCCTGGCGCGAGCCCCGTGGCTGCGATCTGGAGCTCCACCTCGTCTCCCTTCTCCACGAGCGTCACCGTTCCGATGCTCTCACCGCTCGCGTTCATCAGAGTGGTCGTGGCGCGCGGCCCGTTGCCGCAAGCCGCCAGTGCCAGTCCGCCTGCCAGCCAGATCATCTTCCGCATGTGTAGTCCTCCCGATCGCTGGCCACTGTAGGGAGGCGGCGGGAGCCATGACGGGGCACATCGCTCCCCTGGAGCCCGGTCAACACTCCGCGTGTCGGCCATGGGGCAGAACCCGCTCCGCGCTACCGCCCTTATTCAGTGGACTCACTTCATCGTGGAGGACGCCCGGAGGCTTGATCGGCTCGAGTCGATCGTTGAAAGTCACGAGCGACCCTTGATAATGATTTTCAATATCAAGAGTCGTTTCGACCTGGACCGTGGATGTTCTCGCCTCGCCCTTCGTTTGCCCTGCTTCTGACGCTCCTCCTGCCGGTGGTCTCCCTCGCAGCCGCCGAGCCGGTGGTGGAGCCCCCTCGTCGAATCGACACCGTCGAAGTCCCATACCCGGCGGAGGCGCTCGCGGCGCGCCGGGAGGGCGAAGTCGTTCTCCTGCTCACCATCGACGAGAAGGGGAGCGTTACCGCCTCGGAGATCGCCAGGTCTGGAGAGGCGGCGTTCGACGAGGCGGCCCGGTCCGCGAGCCTCACCTTCCGCTTTGAACCCGCTCGGGTGGACGGCGCGCCCGTGGCGTGTCGGATCGAGTTCGTCCAGCGCTTCCAGCTCGCTCCTGAGACACCCGCCCCTCCAGAGCCCGTCCCCTCCAGGCCGGATGACGCGGCCGCCACCGCTCCACCCAAGGAAGAGAAGGTGACGGAGACCACCGTCCGTGCCCACTCGGAGGCGGAGCGCAAGCGCCAGTCCGCGGAGGTGGTGAAGGTGGTGGAGATCCGACGCGCCAGGGAGCAGTCCGCGGATCTCGGTCAGGTGCTCGCGCAGCAGGAAGGAGTGTCGGTTCGCCGGACCGGGGGCCTGGGCAGCACCGCGCGCTTTGCCCTCAACGGGCTCACCGACGATCAGGTTCGCTTCTTCATCGACGGCCTTCCGCTCGAGCTCTCGGGCTATTCCTTTGGCGTCGCCAACGTGCCGGTGAACTTCGTGGATCGGATCGAGCTCTACCGTGGCGTCGTGCCAGCCCGGTACGAAGCCGATGCCCTCGGCGGGGCCGTCAACCTCGTCAGCGCCCCCTTGCGAGAGGGCGCCCACGGAGCCCTGTCTCTGCAGGGCGGCTCATTCGGTACCTGGCGCCTCACCCTGGCCGGCAGCTACCAGCCCGAGCCGAGTGGCTTCTTCGTCAAGGCACACCTGTTCGCGGACACCTCCCTTAACGACTACCGCGTCGACGTCGAGACCGCAGACGAGCAGGGTCAGGTGCTTCCCGCCTCGGTCAAGCGCTTCCATGACGGCTACCGAGCCGTGGGCGGTGGCCTCGACGTGGGGCTGGAGTCCCTCGGCTGGGCGGACCGGCTGGTCTTCCGGGCGTTCGGCTCCGGCCATGACAAGGAGCTGCAGCACAACCTGGTGATGCGCGGCACGCCTTATGGAGAGGCCTCCTATGGCGTCACCACCGCTGGCGGCCAGCTCCTCTACGACAAGGCCTTCACCGAAGCGCTGCGCCTGGATGCGGTCGTCGGGTACGGCTGGCAGGCCACGGACTTCGCCGACGTCTCGCGCTGGGTGTACGACTGGTTCGGCCAGCAGGTCCGCGAGAGGGCCCTGCCCGGAGAGATCAACGAGCAGGCGACGGATCAAACCCTCTGGCAGCACGCCCTCTACAGCCGGGTCCACGCCGAGTGGGTCTTCGCCGACGCCCAGAAGCTTCGGCTCTCCATCGCCCCTTCCCAGACCTGGCGCACCGGCGAGGATCGGCTCTCCACTCCCGAGGAGGATGTCCTCGCGGCGGAGCGGACGCTCTTCACCTCCGTGCTCGGCCTCGAATACGAGGTGGAGCTCTTCGACGACACGCTCCAGGTCATCCTCTTCGGCAAGGACTACCGCTACGCGGCCCGGGCCCAGGAGCTCGCCGAGGGTGGTGGCTTTCGGCGCAAGGACCGCGACCTGCAGCGCTTCGGGGGCGGGCTGGCCATGCGCGTGCGCCTGGGCGAGCCGCTCTACCTCAAGGCGAGCTACGAGCGGGCCACGCGCTTTCCCCGCGTGGACGAGCTGTTCGGCAACGGCGTGCTGATCCACGAGAACCTCGATCTGGCGCCCGAGGGGAGCCACAACCTCAACCTCGGGATCGCCACCTCGCCGCTGCGCTCGGGGCTCGGCACCTTCCGCGCGGAGCTCAACGGCTTCGCCCGCCTGCTCAGCAACCAGATCATCCTGCTGGGCGATGCTCGCGAGTCGAGCTACCAGAACGTCTTCGGGGCCCATGCGCTCGGCGTCGAGGCCTCCGCGGGCTGGAGCTCCGCCGGCCGCCTCTTCCACGTCGACGCGAACACCACCCTGCAGGATCTGCGCAATACCTCGGGGGAGGGGACCTTCGGTGCGTTCGAGGGCGACCGGCTCCCGAATCGCCCGTGGCTCTTCGTCAACGGCTCGGTCCGGATGACGCTGCGTGGGCTCGTCGCGGAGCAGGACGAGCTGTCGCCCTTCTGGAACACCCGCTATATCCGCACGTTCTTCCGGTACTGGCAGAGCGTGGGGGCCGGAGAGACGAAGGACGTGATTCCGAACCAGTTCGTCCAGTCCGCCGGCGTCAGCTATCGCCTGACGCGAGAGAAGACCACGGTGGGCCTCACGGCGGAGCTGGAGAACCTGGGCAACGCGAGGAACTTCGACTTCTACGGAGTCCAGAGGCCAGGCAGGGCTGCCTGGCTCAAGGGGACCTTCGAATACTGAAGCGCGCTCGTCAGCGAAGCTTCACCAGCTGGTAGGCCCAGCCCAGCGTCTCGAAGCGGGGCTCGGCCGCGCCCTGGACTCCGAGCTCGTAGACCGTGGTCTTCGCATAGTCGGCGCTCGGGAGCAGGAGGAAGGTGCGACCGTCGAGGCGGAAGGCGTAGTAGCCGCCGGCGAACCTGCCCAGCCCCTCGACGGGCTGGCCCGTCCCCGCCTCCACATTGACGCGCCAGAGCCGCCAGTGGCTGCCGCCCGTGACGGCGGTCGGCTCGGTCTTGTCGTCGATGGTCATGTCCTCGGAATGGAGCACGGCGACGAGGCCCACCCCGTTCGCCAGGTAGCGGAACCCCACCGTCTGACGACCGCCCACGATGTCCGAGAGCTTGCGGGTCCAGCTCGCGTCCAGCGCCAGCTCACCGGCCTTGATGCGGACCGCGCAGTTGTCCGGCCCGTCCTCGCTCAGGACCGGCGCCGCGGTGCTGAAGACCCAGTTGCTGAAGTAGAGGTGACCGGCCTCGTCCTGCGTCGCCATGTCGAGCCCCGGGCAGGGCGCGTCGATCAGCTTGACCAGGCTGTCGTCCGCGTTCGAGTACACGGCGATCTGCGAGAGCTGCGAGAACCGGTAGAAGCGGCTGTCCGTCCAGTAGAAGGGCTGGAACGAGTAGTCGCCGCGCACGGCCGTGCTCCGGTCGTAGCCCGCCTTCACGACCAGCCCGTCGCGCGTGGCCAGGAGCCCGGGTGCCTCGGCGGTCCCGGAGATGCGCATCGTCTCCGGATTCCAGATGATGCGCCGAGACTCCTCGAGCTGCATGTACGCGGTGGACGCGTCGACGAACACGTTCTTGTAGAGCGGCGTCACCGTGGGGCCATAGTTGGCGAAGCTCAGCCGGCCGTCCTCCTGCAGCCCACACCCGTCACTCACCGTGTAGCGGTGGATCTCCGGCGCCTCTCCATCCCCGACGAAGAGCTTTCCGCCGACCGCGCCAATCGTCGCGAACCCCGCATGCTCCGAGGCCTGCTCGAGGTCGATGCTCTGAACGTCGAGAGACTCCAGGAGGCGCACGTACGTCGAGGAGCCCTCGTTGCCGAAGATGGACGTGGCGATGGCGTAGACGGGGTCCGTTCCGCTGGCGGAACACGGCTGGGCGGGCTCGGGCTTGGGCTCGGGGTCGGAGCCGCACGCGGCAAGGACCGCGCCGAGGAGAAGGGCTGCGCTCACAGGCGCTGTCGTGGAACGACGAGTCAGGTTCATGGGGATGCTCCGGGGGGTGTTCGTGCGAGAAGAGTCAGGGGGTTGAAGGGGTGGAGTCGTTGGCCAGCTCCTCCAGCGGGAGCGGTGAGCCTCCGTGACGCTCCATCCGGGAGACGGCTCGAGCGGCGCCCGCCAGCAGCAGCCCGAGCAGGACGAGGCCGAGCTCGGTGGCGAGGATGAAGGAGGAGCCGGAAGCGAAGGGGAGGCGAGAGGTCCGCGCCGCATCGATCAGCGGCACCGCGAAGAGCAGCGCGCTCGCGCCGATCAGCAGCCTCCGCGCGGAGCGTGCGGCGGAGCGCTCGACGAAGGCGTAACCGACCGCTCCCGCCCAGGCGACGAAGAAGAGCGCGTGCTCATATCTCGGACGCTCGTGGAGGGCGGCGGGAAGGAGCTGGTTCGCGACGAACAGCGAGGCCACGGCGAAGGTGAGCCCCGCGCATCCCCCCGCCGTCAGCTTCTCGAGCAGCAGGTCGAACGAGCCGAGCCCTCGGCTTCGTCGGCGCTCCAGCCAGAGGAGGTTTCCCGCCACGATGCCGAACGAGGCGAGCAGCGCCATCAGCGCGTAGATCGCCTTCACCGAGAGGTCTGCCCAGGCGGCGAAGTGCCACCCGTAGAGGGTCTCCATCGTCCGCGAGTAGCTCGTCGCGCCACCTCTCCCCCGGACCCGGATGACCTCGCCGGCCCGTGAGACCCAGACGTGCTCGAACGCGTTGAGGCTCCCGCCGCTCTCGCCAGGAAGATGGACGACGGCGTTGGCATCCCCGAGGTTGTCGATGAAGAACCAGCGGTGCGTCGCCTGGGGGAACCGCTGCCGGGCTCTCTCCAGGGAGAGCTTCAGGTCAGGCGCCGTGGCGGACTCGCCTTTCCGAGGCAGGGGCGACGGCCAGTCGACGGCGCTCTC
This DNA window, taken from Hyalangium gracile, encodes the following:
- a CDS encoding pyridoxamine 5'-phosphate oxidase family protein encodes the protein MARQFPRIEQTHREFIQRQRVFFTASAAAGSRVNLSPRGTDALRVLGTNAVVYLDLTGSGNETAAHLRADGRLTIMMCAFEGPPMILRLYGRGRVIRHGSPEYAQLLASEYGGTEPLGARQMVLLDVELVQTSCGYGVPLFEHRGERDTLKRWAEAKGPEGLEAYKHEKNVRSIDGLPTGLFDEDEASEK
- a CDS encoding isopenicillin N synthase family dioxygenase codes for the protein MAAVPVGDGFDHVPILDVQALVDPSSSLAARREVAAQIGAACRESGFFYVVGHGVDAGLQARLEALSRQFFSIPLEEKMAIRMALGGRAWRGYFPVGGELTSGRPDRKEGLYFGAQLDPGHPLVRAGTPLHGPNLFPREPAGLGDAVLEYMAALTQLGHSLMRGIALSLGLDEHYFAARYTGDPLVLFRIFNYPPGPELAEDGQPVWGVGEHTDYGVLTILKQDEAGGLQVKSRAGGQVRWIEAAPVPGSFVCNIGDMLDRMTRGLYRSTPHRVRNRAGRDRLSLPFFFDPSWTAEVRPVDAAVLAEAGVDDQAERWDGQSVHAFRGTYGDYLLGKVGKVFPDLRAEVL
- a CDS encoding superoxide dismutase family protein, which encodes MRKMIWLAGGLALAACGNGPRATTTLMNASGESIGTVTLVEKGDEVELQIAATGLAPGQHGIHFHEVGKCEGPAFTSAGAHFNPRDKQHGLESPNGAHAGDLPNLEVDPSGRAATTMTTDRVTLSDGPLSVFDADGTALVIHALPDDQVTDPSGNSGDRIACGVLQRSE
- the mxcH gene encoding TonB-dependent siderophore myxochelin receptor MxcH, which codes for MFSPRPSFALLLTLLLPVVSLAAAEPVVEPPRRIDTVEVPYPAEALAARREGEVVLLLTIDEKGSVTASEIARSGEAAFDEAARSASLTFRFEPARVDGAPVACRIEFVQRFQLAPETPAPPEPVPSRPDDAAATAPPKEEKVTETTVRAHSEAERKRQSAEVVKVVEIRRAREQSADLGQVLAQQEGVSVRRTGGLGSTARFALNGLTDDQVRFFIDGLPLELSGYSFGVANVPVNFVDRIELYRGVVPARYEADALGGAVNLVSAPLREGAHGALSLQGGSFGTWRLTLAGSYQPEPSGFFVKAHLFADTSLNDYRVDVETADEQGQVLPASVKRFHDGYRAVGGGLDVGLESLGWADRLVFRAFGSGHDKELQHNLVMRGTPYGEASYGVTTAGGQLLYDKAFTEALRLDAVVGYGWQATDFADVSRWVYDWFGQQVRERALPGEINEQATDQTLWQHALYSRVHAEWVFADAQKLRLSIAPSQTWRTGEDRLSTPEEDVLAAERTLFTSVLGLEYEVELFDDTLQVILFGKDYRYAARAQELAEGGGFRRKDRDLQRFGGGLAMRVRLGEPLYLKASYERATRFPRVDELFGNGVLIHENLDLAPEGSHNLNLGIATSPLRSGLGTFRAELNGFARLLSNQIILLGDARESSYQNVFGAHALGVEASAGWSSAGRLFHVDANTTLQDLRNTSGEGTFGAFEGDRLPNRPWLFVNGSVRMTLRGLVAEQDELSPFWNTRYIRTFFRYWQSVGAGETKDVIPNQFVQSAGVSYRLTREKTTVGLTAELENLGNARNFDFYGVQRPGRAAWLKGTFEY
- a CDS encoding MxcI, whose product is MSAALLLGAVLAACGSDPEPKPEPAQPCSASGTDPVYAIATSIFGNEGSSTYVRLLESLDVQSIDLEQASEHAGFATIGAVGGKLFVGDGEAPEIHRYTVSDGCGLQEDGRLSFANYGPTVTPLYKNVFVDASTAYMQLEESRRIIWNPETMRISGTAEAPGLLATRDGLVVKAGYDRSTAVRGDYSFQPFYWTDSRFYRFSQLSQIAVYSNADDSLVKLIDAPCPGLDMATQDEAGHLYFSNWVFSTAAPVLSEDGPDNCAVRIKAGELALDASWTRKLSDIVGGRQTVGFRYLANGVGLVAVLHSEDMTIDDKTEPTAVTGGSHWRLWRVNVEAGTGQPVEGLGRFAGGYYAFRLDGRTFLLLPSADYAKTTVYELGVQGAAEPRFETLGWAYQLVKLR
- a CDS encoding PepSY-associated TM helix domain-containing protein, whose amino-acid sequence is MKLSPRAYEILWDAHAWVGALSSIVLFALFFLGAFALFAEELAPWQEPAFRGPVAVSEERALELAQRIVDAEVEAKPAWFGLSLPAEEEPWLRIWRLTPAGTVQSSWMDPVSGQLLGERSDLGEFLNAMHFLDPIPGGKYLAGIASIVLLLLIVTGVLIQLGKLVRELVQFRPHQARRVLWSDAHKVLGVVNAPFLSLFALTGAVLCLYAWLQPAVVATTLDGDARAVESAVDWPSPLPRKGESATAPDLKLSLERARQRFPQATHRWFFIDNLGDANAVVHLPGESGGSLNAFEHVWVSRAGEVIRVRGRGGATSYSRTMETLYGWHFAAWADLSVKAIYALMALLASFGIVAGNLLWLERRRSRGLGSFDLLLEKLTAGGCAGLTFAVASLFVANQLLPAALHERPRYEHALFFVAWAGAVGYAFVERSAARSARRLLIGASALLFAVPLIDAARTSRLPFASGSSFILATELGLVLLGLLLAGAARAVSRMERHGGSPLPLEELANDSTPSTP